A single genomic interval of Paralichthys olivaceus isolate ysfri-2021 chromosome 7, ASM2471397v2, whole genome shotgun sequence harbors:
- the LOC109623563 gene encoding 5-hydroxyisourate hydrolase-like: MAASNPLTTHVLNTGDGIPAAKMAISLHRLNSELMIWNMLSVGTTNEDGRCPGLISPEAFTSGMYKLRFETGSYWESLGQTSFYPYVEVVFTITEPQQRFHIPLLMSRFSYSTYRGS; the protein is encoded by the exons ATGGCAGCATCTAACCCTTTGACTACTCACGTGCTGAACACTGGAGATGGCATCCCCGCAGCCAAGATGGCGATCAGCCTGCATCGCCTCAACTCCGAGCTGATGATTTGGAACATGCTGAGTGTCGG GACAACAAATGAAGATGGCCGCTGCCCAGGACTAATCAGCCCTGAAGCTTTCACCTCCGGCATGTACAAGCTGCGCTTTGAGACCGGTTCATACTGGGAGAGTCTGGGTCAGACCTCCTTCTATCCATATGTAGAG gttgtgtTCACCATCACTGAGCCGCAGCAGAGGTTCCACATTCCACTGTTGATGAGTCGGTTCTCCTACAGCACCTACAGAGGAAGCTGA